One Paraburkholderia dioscoreae DNA segment encodes these proteins:
- a CDS encoding response regulator transcription factor: protein MKLRIILADDHPFVLLGIRATLKMHAGVTIVDEATSPDSLLERLQNTPCDVLVTDLAMPEHTGAIEDGLDLVRRIRCDWPQLRIVVMTTQTNAAILRAIVSDGAVSMLGKAESMDELWQAIAAARHGEAYLGRSIIEALARPQDRACERPSAPRLSGIHAEVVRLLVDGQSIAEIAAALGCHRRTVSRKKREAMARLGVTNDPGLFSYVRAYGILSFESYI, encoded by the coding sequence GTGAAACTTCGAATTATCCTGGCGGACGATCATCCATTCGTTCTGCTTGGCATTCGCGCGACGCTAAAAATGCATGCCGGCGTCACCATTGTCGATGAGGCGACGAGTCCCGATTCGCTGCTCGAACGCTTGCAGAACACGCCCTGCGATGTACTCGTCACCGACCTCGCCATGCCGGAGCACACGGGCGCGATCGAGGACGGCCTTGATCTTGTCCGGCGAATCCGCTGCGACTGGCCGCAGTTGCGCATCGTGGTGATGACGACGCAGACCAACGCCGCGATTCTTCGCGCCATTGTGTCGGACGGCGCCGTGAGCATGCTCGGCAAGGCTGAATCGATGGACGAGCTTTGGCAGGCGATCGCCGCGGCCCGGCACGGGGAAGCCTACCTCGGACGTTCCATCATCGAAGCGCTGGCGCGCCCGCAGGACCGCGCGTGCGAACGACCGTCAGCGCCGCGTTTATCGGGCATTCATGCCGAAGTCGTCAGGTTGCTTGTAGACGGCCAGTCGATTGCTGAAATCGCAGCGGCGCTCGGCTGCCATCGTCGCACGGTCAGCCGGAAAAAACGCGAAGCAATGGCCCGACTCGGTGTCACCAACGACCCCGGTCTTTTCTCTTACGTTCGTGCATATGGAATTCTTAGTTTTGAATCGTATATCTAA
- a CDS encoding response regulator transcription factor: MRDTAEVSTPVRAIIADDHPLVLLAIENLMGGYPNMQIVGRAADATELFTEVDRSSCDLVLMDLYMPGGSDGSGLEVVRQFKMRYPGIALVVLTMETVAAELQKVISLGADALVSKRDRIDLIHVAVVTALARECYVGPAVRALIADATVTQRLDFVRQMLSRRELEVFTQYASGYGVTEIAARLGRSVKTISAQKCTAMRKLALHSDAELFRFAVEYGVVPEERVQNR; this comes from the coding sequence ATGCGCGACACCGCAGAGGTAAGCACGCCCGTCCGAGCCATCATCGCGGACGATCATCCCCTGGTGTTACTGGCGATCGAAAATCTGATGGGCGGTTATCCGAATATGCAGATTGTCGGCCGCGCAGCCGACGCCACCGAACTCTTCACGGAAGTCGACCGCAGTTCATGCGATCTGGTGCTCATGGATCTCTACATGCCGGGCGGTTCCGACGGCAGCGGACTGGAAGTCGTCAGGCAGTTCAAGATGCGCTACCCCGGCATTGCGCTCGTCGTGCTGACCATGGAAACCGTGGCGGCCGAACTTCAGAAGGTGATTTCGCTCGGCGCCGACGCCCTGGTGAGCAAGCGCGACCGGATCGATCTGATTCACGTAGCCGTTGTCACGGCGCTGGCACGCGAGTGCTATGTCGGGCCGGCAGTGCGTGCATTGATCGCTGACGCAACGGTGACCCAGCGGCTCGATTTTGTCCGGCAGATGCTGTCGCGCCGCGAACTCGAGGTGTTCACCCAGTATGCATCAGGGTACGGGGTGACCGAGATCGCCGCGCGCCTGGGGCGCAGTGTCAAAACCATCAGCGCGCAGAAATGCACCGCAATGCGCAAGCTTGCCCTGCACAGCGACGCGGAGCTGTTCCGCTTCGCCGTCGAGTACGGTGTGGTTCCAGAGGAGCGCGTGCAGAACCGGTGA
- a CDS encoding c-type cytochrome codes for MKPTLRSPGSLRALRTTLLNTWLATTKSRRTRAPFVSGLLIAGVIVAGSAALLRASHTPLIAEARAADTAASAPGASADTRSDIVKRGEYLARAGDCVACHTAPRGKLFAGGLAMETPFGTLYSPNITPDAQYGIGTWSQDAFFKMMRTGRTPDGTLIYPAMPIAQYTKVTRQDSDAIFAYLQTVAPVREPNRKHTLRFPFNQRNLLYGWRTLYFREGEFQPDPTKSVEWNRGAYLVEGLGHCTMCHTKINMLGGSSQSEQFAGGLIPVQNWYAPSLTSDKDGGLGDWSIKDIVDLLQAGISDRGAVYGPMAEVTYHSLQYMTEEDVKSMAVYLKTLPDKSGRKSGPSAPTNTNVFALGEKIYADKCALCHGAKGEGKLQHYPPLAGNQSIEMDSSVNPIRIVLNGGFPPGTMRNPEPYGMPPFGQELNDTDAAAVVTYIRTAWGNHGQPVTPREVNELRNAPLH; via the coding sequence ATGAAGCCGACACTTCGCTCTCCGGGTTCTTTGCGCGCGCTGCGCACCACTTTGCTCAACACCTGGCTCGCCACGACGAAGAGCCGACGCACGCGAGCACCGTTCGTGTCCGGCCTGCTGATAGCCGGCGTGATCGTGGCCGGCAGCGCCGCGCTTCTGCGCGCATCGCATACACCGTTGATCGCCGAAGCACGCGCCGCCGACACCGCAGCATCCGCGCCGGGCGCCAGCGCCGACACGCGCTCCGACATCGTCAAACGCGGCGAGTATCTGGCGCGCGCCGGCGACTGCGTTGCCTGCCATACGGCGCCGCGCGGCAAACTGTTCGCGGGCGGCCTCGCCATGGAAACGCCGTTCGGCACGCTGTATTCACCGAACATCACCCCGGACGCGCAGTACGGCATCGGCACCTGGAGTCAGGACGCATTCTTCAAGATGATGCGCACCGGCCGCACGCCGGACGGCACGCTCATCTATCCGGCCATGCCGATCGCTCAGTACACCAAGGTCACGCGCCAGGACTCGGACGCGATCTTCGCCTATCTGCAAACCGTCGCGCCGGTGCGCGAGCCGAACCGCAAGCACACGCTGCGTTTCCCGTTCAATCAGCGCAACCTGCTGTACGGCTGGCGCACGCTGTATTTCCGCGAAGGCGAATTCCAGCCCGATCCGACCAAATCGGTCGAATGGAACCGTGGTGCGTATCTGGTCGAAGGGCTCGGTCACTGCACGATGTGCCACACCAAGATCAACATGCTCGGCGGTTCGTCGCAAAGCGAACAGTTTGCCGGCGGCCTGATCCCTGTGCAGAACTGGTACGCGCCGTCGCTGACTTCGGACAAGGACGGCGGCCTCGGCGACTGGAGCATCAAGGACATCGTCGATCTGCTGCAAGCGGGCATTTCCGATCGCGGCGCCGTGTACGGCCCAATGGCCGAAGTCACGTACCACAGCCTTCAGTACATGACGGAAGAGGACGTCAAATCGATGGCCGTTTATCTGAAGACCTTGCCGGACAAGAGCGGCCGTAAGTCGGGGCCGTCGGCGCCGACCAACACCAACGTGTTCGCGCTGGGCGAAAAAATCTACGCCGACAAATGCGCGCTCTGCCACGGCGCAAAGGGCGAAGGAAAGTTGCAGCACTACCCGCCGCTCGCCGGCAATCAGTCAATCGAAATGGACTCCTCGGTCAACCCGATTCGCATCGTGCTGAACGGCGGGTTTCCGCCGGGCACGATGCGCAATCCGGAACCGTACGGCATGCCGCCCTTCGGCCAGGAACTGAACGACACCGACGCCGCCGCCGTGGTCACCTATATCCGCACCGCGTGGGGCAATCACGGCCAGCCCGTGACGCCCCGCGAGGTCAACGAGTTGCGCAACGCACCGCTGCATTGA
- a CDS encoding LysR family transcriptional regulator, whose amino-acid sequence MSQRGFDLTQLRTFVAVAESGSVSAGAERVFLSQSSVSEQLKKLEERAGQPLFIRSKQGVSATPAGTRLLDHARRIIAMSEAAFEDLQGRSLDGELRIAITDYYRPHDIARILKTFSEQHPRLKLHVTVLPSAVIDSSAGDDASFDIGLSLRLVTHNTRAAGRRTGAPGTVVRREKLLWVSAADLAPRPATPYPLVLLPSSCQLQRFVVKLLDEHKVPYVVSHSASGVAGLQLALKAGLGISCLNDSSIGGGVVACPASEGLPTLPAVEFHLLPGRIGESERVSNARTALMRLFS is encoded by the coding sequence ATGAGCCAACGCGGATTCGATCTGACGCAGTTGCGGACCTTCGTCGCGGTCGCCGAATCGGGCAGCGTCTCGGCGGGCGCGGAGCGCGTGTTCCTGTCGCAGTCTTCCGTCAGCGAGCAGTTGAAGAAACTCGAGGAGCGCGCTGGCCAGCCGCTCTTCATACGCAGCAAGCAGGGCGTCAGCGCCACACCCGCCGGCACCCGCCTGCTCGACCATGCACGGCGCATCATCGCGATGAGCGAAGCCGCGTTCGAAGACCTGCAAGGCCGCTCGCTCGACGGCGAGTTGCGCATCGCCATTACGGACTACTACCGTCCGCACGACATCGCGCGCATTCTCAAAACGTTCTCGGAACAGCACCCGCGCCTGAAGCTGCACGTCACCGTGTTGCCGAGCGCGGTGATCGACAGCAGTGCGGGCGACGATGCGTCGTTCGACATCGGTCTCTCGCTGCGCCTCGTCACGCACAACACACGCGCCGCCGGCCGGCGCACCGGTGCGCCGGGTACTGTGGTACGGCGCGAAAAACTGCTGTGGGTCAGTGCAGCCGATTTAGCTCCGCGGCCCGCTACGCCTTATCCGCTTGTGTTGCTGCCGTCGAGCTGCCAGTTGCAGCGTTTCGTCGTGAAGTTGCTGGACGAGCACAAAGTGCCGTATGTGGTGTCGCATTCAGCTTCCGGCGTCGCCGGCTTGCAACTCGCGCTGAAAGCCGGGCTCGGCATTTCCTGTCTGAACGACTCGTCGATCGGCGGCGGTGTCGTGGCCTGTCCAGCAAGCGAGGGTTTGCCCACGTTACCCGCCGTGGAGTTTCATCTGTTGCCTGGACGGATCGGCGAAAGCGAACGTGTGAGCAATGCTCGCACGGCTTTGATGCGGCTCTTCAGTTGA
- a CDS encoding cupredoxin domain-containing protein, whose translation MSTDSNHQSGGGHAVALRAERRWAIFAVALIVLMLAVIVYSGLHWAMMPPSRVETIDPSRLQLSGEFVEDNLGSAVEPDGSVVVRFIAQQYSFTPQCLLVPADTPITIRTTSADVVHGLLVTDTNINTMVVPGYVATLNTRFDAPADHTMPCHEFCGFGHQTMWAHVKVIDKATFFEQARQSRRLSCVSR comes from the coding sequence ATGTCGACTGATTCCAATCATCAATCGGGCGGCGGCCACGCAGTCGCCTTACGCGCCGAGCGCCGCTGGGCCATTTTCGCCGTCGCGCTGATCGTGCTGATGCTGGCCGTGATCGTGTACTCCGGGCTTCATTGGGCGATGATGCCGCCCTCGCGCGTCGAAACGATCGACCCGTCGCGCCTGCAACTGTCCGGCGAATTCGTCGAAGACAACCTGGGCAGCGCGGTCGAGCCGGACGGTTCGGTCGTGGTGCGCTTCATCGCACAGCAATACTCGTTCACGCCGCAATGCCTGCTGGTGCCGGCCGACACGCCGATCACGATCCGCACCACCAGCGCGGATGTCGTGCACGGCCTGCTCGTCACCGACACCAACATCAACACGATGGTCGTGCCGGGCTACGTCGCCACGCTGAACACGCGCTTCGACGCGCCCGCCGATCACACCATGCCGTGCCACGAGTTCTGCGGCTTCGGACATCAGACCATGTGGGCACACGTGAAAGTCATCGACAAAGCCACCTTCTTCGAGCAAGCCCGACAATCACGGAGGCTGAGCTGTGTTTCACGCTAA
- a CDS encoding c-type cytochrome, producing MHRRTIGSSVLLVFYVLWSGVALAATDASSAMPSAMDERVRACTSCHGVQGQGLNNDYFPRIAGKPAEYLFNQLTAFRDGGRTYPPMGYLLAFLPDDYLRKISQYFADLQPPYPNADQSNVAPAVLAAGQRLVTQGDPARKIPACIACHGARMTGTQPGIPGLLGLHASYIAGQMGTWRSGTRHALAPDCMHSIAVKLSDKDITAVSSWLARQPRPADPRPAPASGERLPLACGSQPQ from the coding sequence GTGCATCGTAGAACTATCGGATCGTCGGTTCTGTTAGTGTTTTACGTCCTGTGGAGCGGCGTGGCGCTTGCCGCCACCGACGCGTCCAGTGCCATGCCTTCGGCAATGGACGAACGCGTGCGTGCCTGCACCTCATGTCACGGCGTGCAGGGCCAAGGCCTGAACAACGACTACTTTCCACGCATTGCCGGCAAACCGGCCGAGTATCTGTTCAATCAGTTAACCGCGTTCCGCGACGGCGGCCGTACCTATCCGCCGATGGGCTATCTGCTCGCCTTCCTGCCCGACGACTATCTGCGCAAGATCAGCCAGTATTTCGCCGATCTGCAACCGCCTTACCCCAACGCCGATCAAAGCAACGTCGCGCCTGCGGTGCTCGCCGCCGGGCAGCGCCTCGTCACGCAAGGCGACCCGGCCCGCAAGATACCGGCGTGCATTGCGTGCCACGGCGCGCGCATGACCGGCACGCAGCCGGGCATCCCCGGCCTGCTGGGTCTGCACGCGAGCTATATCGCCGGGCAGATGGGCACCTGGCGCTCGGGCACGCGGCACGCGCTCGCGCCGGACTGCATGCATTCGATCGCGGTCAAGCTCTCCGACAAGGACATCACCGCCGTATCGAGCTGGCTCGCGCGTCAGCCGCGTCCGGCTGATCCTCGGCCCGCGCCGGCCTCCGGAGAGCGGCTGCCTCTCGCATGCGGGAGCCAACCGCAATGA
- a CDS encoding response regulator transcription factor, with protein MRQKIRVIVADDHDCVRVGVKQMLQSVPHIEFIGEAADTHGLAELLDACACDVVISDINMPGIHGGSNAVPFLRRLLRGRPHPCVVVLTMICHAHMLSGLLHIGVGGIVDKRETVTALIDAIEAAFSGRVYLSEYARAAIETADAPPQLRAGMLSAREWEIFQLYVQGLAVHQIAARLQRSGKTISTQKRSAMRKLGLETEADLIDYARQIGLT; from the coding sequence ATGAGACAAAAGATTCGCGTCATCGTGGCGGACGATCACGACTGCGTTCGTGTCGGCGTCAAGCAAATGCTGCAATCCGTGCCGCACATCGAATTCATCGGCGAGGCGGCCGACACCCACGGCCTCGCTGAATTGCTCGACGCCTGTGCGTGCGACGTGGTCATTTCGGATATCAACATGCCGGGCATTCACGGCGGCAGTAACGCGGTGCCGTTTCTGCGTCGCCTGTTGCGGGGCCGGCCGCACCCTTGCGTCGTGGTCCTCACCATGATCTGTCATGCGCACATGCTCTCCGGTCTCTTGCATATCGGCGTGGGCGGCATCGTCGATAAACGCGAGACCGTCACCGCGTTGATCGACGCGATCGAGGCAGCCTTTAGCGGCCGCGTCTATTTGTCGGAGTACGCGCGTGCCGCGATCGAGACGGCGGACGCGCCGCCGCAGCTTCGCGCCGGCATGTTGAGCGCGCGCGAGTGGGAGATCTTCCAGCTTTATGTGCAAGGTCTCGCCGTTCACCAGATCGCGGCGCGTTTGCAGCGCAGCGGCAAGACCATCAGCACACAGAAACGTAGCGCGATGCGCAAGCTCGGGCTCGAAACGGAAGCTGACCTGATCGACTATGCACGGCAGATCGGACTGACCTGA
- a CDS encoding MFS transporter, with the protein MGNESMAAVGLSGGRTARHRWKVLGVGFAANASFSAAFSGIPTTAVFLRSGYHLGNDGLGLVLGMLGLGIAVSELPWGLLTDRWGDRRVLLLGLLSTAAALAGLALFVVPSATHVPGVTTLALGLLLVGLLGGSVNGSSGRAVMAWFREGERGLAMSIRQTAVPAGGGLGALLLPVLASHFGFASAYAVLALACAMTAAFAWRWLHEPSHTDADGAREIHDTAAASGGRTRVSPLRDIGIWRVALGAGALCVPQLAVVTFGTVFLHDFSRAGVLAISVTMAAVQAGAAIARVWSGGWTDRRGNRRAYMRACSLLTAVLFASLALLTGLASMHRAALTAVFALTVVLGGVSASAWHGVAFTELATLAGTNRAGTALAIGNTCVFLTLFVTPLAIPPLLTAGSWPMVWAVASVCALIALPVFPRAARERKLSAARIGDATR; encoded by the coding sequence ATGGGAAACGAATCAATGGCGGCCGTAGGGTTATCCGGCGGGCGTACGGCAAGGCATCGGTGGAAAGTGCTCGGAGTCGGTTTCGCTGCTAACGCGAGCTTTTCGGCGGCATTTTCGGGAATTCCGACTACGGCGGTTTTCCTGCGCTCGGGCTATCACCTGGGCAACGACGGGTTGGGTCTCGTGCTCGGCATGCTCGGCCTCGGCATCGCGGTCAGCGAATTGCCGTGGGGACTGCTGACCGACCGCTGGGGCGATCGGCGCGTGCTGCTGCTCGGACTGCTTTCGACCGCCGCCGCGCTGGCCGGGCTGGCGCTGTTCGTCGTGCCGTCCGCTACGCATGTGCCGGGCGTGACCACGCTCGCGCTCGGCCTGTTGCTGGTTGGATTGCTCGGCGGCAGCGTCAACGGTTCGAGCGGCCGCGCGGTGATGGCCTGGTTTCGCGAAGGTGAGCGTGGGCTCGCCATGAGTATCCGGCAGACCGCAGTGCCTGCGGGCGGCGGTCTCGGTGCGTTGCTGCTGCCGGTGCTCGCGTCGCACTTCGGTTTCGCGAGCGCTTATGCCGTGCTCGCGCTCGCATGCGCGATGACCGCGGCATTCGCGTGGCGCTGGCTGCACGAACCTTCTCATACGGACGCGGACGGCGCGCGTGAAATCCACGACACGGCAGCGGCGAGCGGCGGGCGTACGAGGGTCTCGCCGTTGCGTGACATCGGCATCTGGCGTGTGGCGCTCGGCGCCGGAGCGTTGTGCGTGCCGCAACTTGCGGTGGTGACGTTTGGAACGGTGTTTCTTCACGACTTCAGCCGCGCCGGGGTGCTGGCGATCAGCGTGACGATGGCTGCGGTGCAAGCAGGCGCCGCGATTGCGCGGGTGTGGAGCGGCGGTTGGACCGACCGCCGCGGCAACCGGCGCGCTTACATGCGCGCCTGTAGCTTGCTGACGGCGGTGCTGTTCGCCTCGCTCGCGCTGCTAACGGGTCTCGCCAGCATGCATCGCGCGGCACTGACCGCGGTGTTTGCGCTGACGGTCGTGCTGGGCGGCGTGAGCGCGTCGGCATGGCACGGCGTCGCCTTTACGGAACTCGCCACGCTGGCGGGGACGAACCGCGCGGGTACGGCGCTGGCGATCGGCAACACCTGTGTCTTTCTCACGCTGTTCGTGACGCCGCTGGCGATTCCGCCGCTGTTGACCGCAGGTTCGTGGCCGATGGTGTGGGCCGTGGCCAGCGTGTGCGCATTGATCGCGTTACCGGTGTTTCCGCGTGCAGCGCGTGAACGCAAGCTGAGCGCGGCGCGCATTGGCGATGCAACCCGATGA
- the aqpZ gene encoding aquaporin Z, with the protein MVALGKRLLVESAGTAWLVFIGCGSIVLNVGVIPQAGGVLEAALAFGLALATASYCGGSLSGGHFNPAVTVGFTVAQRFPVRDLLPYIASQILGAIVAAALLLYVAGGRPGFDLHATEFAANGFGDHSPADYQLHSALAIEFVLSFCFVMAILRISRRPDMEPIAPLVVGACMALVYLVSIPVTNGSVNPARSTAQALFVGDWALDQLWLFWAAPLSGGVAAGALFSFLHDKPDHNTAALADGRGEVV; encoded by the coding sequence ATGGTCGCGTTAGGTAAACGGTTGTTGGTCGAGAGTGCGGGCACGGCGTGGCTGGTCTTCATCGGTTGCGGGAGCATTGTGTTGAACGTCGGTGTGATCCCGCAGGCGGGCGGCGTGCTGGAAGCGGCGTTGGCGTTCGGCCTTGCACTCGCCACGGCCAGCTACTGCGGCGGCAGTCTGTCCGGCGGTCACTTCAATCCCGCCGTCACTGTGGGCTTTACCGTCGCGCAACGTTTTCCGGTCAGGGATCTGCTCCCCTACATTGCCTCGCAGATTCTGGGCGCGATCGTTGCCGCAGCGCTACTCCTATATGTGGCGGGCGGCCGTCCCGGTTTTGACCTGCACGCGACCGAGTTCGCGGCGAATGGCTTCGGCGACCATTCTCCGGCTGACTATCAACTGCATTCGGCGCTGGCAATCGAGTTCGTGCTGTCCTTCTGCTTTGTAATGGCGATCCTCAGGATTTCCCGTCGGCCCGACATGGAGCCGATTGCGCCGCTGGTAGTCGGCGCCTGCATGGCGCTCGTCTATCTGGTGTCGATCCCGGTCACCAACGGCTCCGTCAATCCCGCCCGCTCCACCGCCCAGGCGCTGTTCGTCGGAGATTGGGCGCTGGATCAACTCTGGCTGTTCTGGGCTGCGCCTCTATCGGGTGGCGTTGCTGCCGGCGCTCTGTTTTCGTTTCTGCACGATAAGCCCGACCACAATACCGCCGCGCTCGCAGACGGGCGAGGCGAAGTTGTCTGA